The Streptomyces spororaveus genome includes a region encoding these proteins:
- a CDS encoding IucA/IucC family protein gives MDRMEPVDLNAAADAYAAAPLLNCLLREAAEPAEGHDAGTAEDVRVHRLRGSGRLLRVRGGRRPQRPELRTAHGWHPLSHTELAKLVSDELGRYTGVPNDELPVEITDSRDAIAALLAARAVAEPPADPYLLSEQSLVMGHPHHPAPKARGGAPAGSWLPYAPEAHARFPLVFLGLREDQSTEEGGPAASAAIDALADLLDGPRPPAGYRLLPAHPWQLDLVGEGPAVREAFADGRLVRLGASRRPAWPTASIRTLYVPDPAADLFVKFSLDVRITNDVRRLWRHDLLKLRRTDAAVEAGFAALRRTGSAAAWLPDRGYRTAAFAFEELAVLVRDGLHAHTVPGATPLLAAALAEGYPGNPPAGTTDPLHWWRAYLRQVVPPVLELFARHGIVLEAHLQNTLVAVDADGMPVQALFRDAEGVKLAADLPRADAWQRLVYCLVVNNLTEIAGALAGRHPDLAAHLWPAAREEFLRYEATRGLPEIADLLAAPTLPGKTNLLLRWTRADGADARYLPLPNPLRGQHS, from the coding sequence ATGGACCGAATGGAACCAGTGGACCTCAACGCCGCCGCCGACGCGTACGCCGCCGCCCCCCTCCTGAACTGCCTGCTCAGAGAGGCGGCCGAACCCGCCGAGGGGCACGACGCGGGCACGGCGGAAGACGTACGCGTCCACCGGCTGCGCGGCAGCGGGCGGCTGCTCCGGGTGCGCGGCGGGCGCCGGCCCCAACGCCCCGAGCTGCGCACGGCACACGGCTGGCACCCGCTCAGCCACACCGAACTGGCCAAACTCGTCTCCGACGAACTGGGCCGGTACACCGGCGTCCCCAACGACGAGCTCCCCGTCGAGATCACCGACAGCCGCGACGCGATCGCCGCGCTGCTGGCCGCGCGCGCCGTCGCCGAGCCCCCGGCGGACCCGTACCTCCTCTCCGAGCAGTCCCTGGTGATGGGCCACCCGCACCACCCCGCCCCCAAAGCCCGCGGCGGGGCGCCGGCCGGGAGCTGGCTGCCGTACGCGCCCGAGGCCCACGCCCGGTTCCCGCTGGTCTTCCTGGGGCTGCGCGAGGACCAGAGCACCGAGGAGGGCGGCCCGGCCGCCTCCGCCGCGATCGACGCCCTCGCCGACCTCCTCGACGGGCCGCGCCCGCCCGCCGGATACCGGCTGCTGCCCGCCCACCCCTGGCAGCTCGACCTGGTCGGCGAGGGGCCCGCGGTGCGCGAGGCCTTCGCCGACGGGCGGCTGGTGCGGCTCGGCGCGAGCCGGCGGCCGGCCTGGCCGACCGCCTCGATCCGGACCCTGTACGTACCGGACCCGGCGGCCGACCTCTTCGTGAAGTTCAGCCTCGACGTCCGGATCACCAACGACGTGCGCCGCCTGTGGCGCCACGACCTGCTGAAGCTGCGCCGCACCGACGCGGCCGTCGAGGCCGGCTTCGCCGCCCTGCGCCGGACCGGCTCGGCCGCCGCCTGGCTCCCCGACCGCGGCTACCGCACCGCCGCCTTCGCCTTCGAGGAGCTCGCCGTCCTGGTCCGGGACGGCCTGCACGCGCACACCGTCCCCGGGGCCACGCCGCTGCTGGCCGCCGCGCTCGCCGAGGGCTACCCCGGGAACCCCCCGGCCGGGACCACGGACCCGCTCCACTGGTGGCGGGCGTACCTGCGCCAGGTGGTGCCGCCCGTGCTGGAACTGTTCGCCCGGCACGGCATCGTCCTGGAGGCCCACCTCCAGAACACGCTGGTCGCCGTCGACGCGGACGGCATGCCGGTGCAGGCCCTCTTCCGGGACGCGGAGGGAGTCAAACTGGCGGCGGACCTGCCGCGGGCGGACGCGTGGCAGCGCCTGGTCTACTGCCTGGTCGTCAACAACCTGACGGAGATCGCGGGGGCACTGGCCGGACGGCATCCGGACCTCGCTGCGCACCTGTGGCCGGCCGCCCGCGAGGAGTTCCTGCGCTACGAGGCGACCCGCGGGCTCCCCGAGATCGCGGATCTGCTCGCCGCCCCGACCCTGCCGGGCAAGACCAACCTGCTGCTGCGCTGGACCCGCGCGGACGGCGCGGACGCCCGCTACCTCCCCCTGCCGAACCCACTGCGCGGACAACACTCGTAG
- a CDS encoding IucA/IucC family protein: protein MHPSPSPAEEAFAAELADVRPSLGPSYGAALDGARAAVLTRLWRALAFEPLPWVVGREHAPGGLALLLAGGARLEGPLPDPYATDAYVSELLLDGRPYRQAARLVTALGVPHGEQFAAELDAGTASLALSRAGQPPTGEDRAPRTTWEWEQRVVDGHPYHPNCRSRPGFSVAEQLAYAPEHRPVVELGLVAVRAEECLVTGDWPEGLRDAGRILVPVHPWQAAHVLKHERVRPGFAAHPLMALRTLAPVDGGAHVKTALSARLTSSVRDISVYSIETAAAVSAFAQGLSERLDGRLHITRTLGATTAHSPDLAAVLREPPEVYADTAAGERVLPVAALASFGPARSAAWRAGFARLALSVCLRVLELGVALEAHGQNLLVVLSATGAPLRLVYRDLADIRISPARLARHGLPVPPLSGRLVTDDVSVLRRKLFGSLLTGALGATAGSAGAFAEALAEAAALPATADTAALLTAPLPTKALTLMRLSPGVPGDQWAELPNPLVGG, encoded by the coding sequence ATGCATCCTTCCCCCTCCCCGGCCGAAGAGGCCTTCGCCGCCGAACTGGCCGACGTACGCCCGTCACTCGGGCCCTCGTACGGCGCCGCGCTCGACGGGGCCCGGGCGGCCGTGCTGACCCGGCTGTGGCGGGCCCTGGCCTTCGAACCGCTGCCCTGGGTCGTGGGCCGTGAGCACGCGCCCGGCGGCCTGGCCCTGCTGCTGGCCGGGGGCGCCAGACTGGAGGGCCCGCTGCCGGATCCGTACGCGACCGACGCGTACGTGAGCGAGCTGCTGCTCGACGGCAGGCCCTACCGGCAGGCCGCGCGGCTGGTGACGGCCCTCGGCGTGCCGCACGGGGAGCAGTTCGCCGCCGAGCTGGACGCCGGTACGGCCTCCCTCGCGCTCTCCCGGGCCGGTCAGCCGCCCACCGGGGAGGACCGGGCCCCGCGGACCACCTGGGAGTGGGAGCAGCGGGTGGTCGACGGGCATCCCTACCACCCGAACTGCCGTTCCCGGCCCGGTTTCTCGGTGGCCGAGCAGCTGGCGTACGCGCCCGAGCACCGCCCGGTGGTGGAGCTCGGGCTGGTCGCCGTGCGGGCTGAGGAGTGCCTGGTGACCGGCGACTGGCCGGAGGGGCTGCGGGACGCGGGGCGGATCCTGGTCCCGGTGCACCCGTGGCAGGCGGCGCACGTCCTGAAGCACGAGCGGGTGCGGCCCGGTTTCGCGGCGCATCCGCTGATGGCCCTGCGCACCCTGGCCCCCGTCGACGGCGGGGCGCACGTGAAGACCGCGCTGAGCGCCCGGCTGACCTCGTCCGTGCGGGACATCTCGGTCTACTCCATCGAGACGGCGGCGGCCGTGTCGGCCTTCGCCCAGGGCCTGTCCGAGCGGCTCGACGGCCGGCTGCACATCACCCGTACGCTGGGCGCCACGACCGCGCACAGTCCGGACCTGGCGGCGGTGCTGCGCGAGCCGCCCGAGGTGTACGCGGACACCGCCGCCGGGGAGCGGGTGCTGCCGGTGGCGGCCCTGGCCTCCTTCGGGCCGGCGCGTTCGGCGGCCTGGCGGGCCGGGTTCGCGCGGCTCGCGCTCTCGGTGTGCCTGCGGGTGCTGGAGCTCGGGGTGGCACTGGAGGCCCACGGTCAGAACCTCCTGGTCGTGCTCTCCGCCACCGGCGCCCCGCTGCGGCTGGTCTACCGCGACCTGGCTGACATCCGGATCAGCCCGGCCCGGCTGGCCCGGCACGGCCTGCCGGTGCCGCCCCTGTCCGGCAGGCTGGTCACGGACGACGTGAGCGTGCTGCGGCGCAAGCTGTTCGGGTCCCTGCTGACGGGGGCGCTCGGGGCCACGGCGGGCTCGGCCGGGGCCTTCGCCGAGGCGCTCGCGGAGGCGGCCGCCCTGCCGGCCACCGCGGACACCGCGGCGCTGCTGACCGCGCCGCTGCCCACCAAGGCGCTCACCCTGATGCGGCTGAGTCCCGGGGTTCCGGGCGATCAGTGGGCGGAATTGCCCAATCCGCTGGTCGGGGGGTGA
- a CDS encoding class I SAM-dependent methyltransferase, with translation MTETSYLSSVRASYDAVAVDYARLFSTELDGKPLDRAMLAAFAEYVREDSGGGGRAVADLGCGPGRVTAHLNGLGVRAFGVDLSPAMVAVARRTYPGLRFEVGSMATLDVADGVLGGVLAWYSTVHTPPSELPALFAEFARVLAPGGHLLIAFMAGDELFRLDHAYGHAVDLDVYRTPPELIAGLLAGAGLAEVARLVREAGPDEKSRHGFLLARTS, from the coding sequence ATGACAGAGACCTCGTACCTCAGCTCCGTACGGGCGTCCTACGACGCCGTCGCCGTCGACTACGCGCGGCTGTTCAGCACGGAACTGGACGGAAAGCCGCTGGATCGCGCCATGTTGGCGGCCTTCGCCGAATACGTGCGCGAGGACTCGGGCGGCGGGGGCCGGGCGGTGGCCGACCTGGGCTGCGGCCCGGGCCGGGTGACGGCGCATCTGAACGGGCTCGGCGTAAGGGCCTTCGGCGTCGACCTGTCCCCGGCGATGGTGGCGGTGGCCCGCCGGACGTATCCGGGGCTGCGGTTCGAAGTGGGGTCGATGGCGACCCTGGACGTGGCCGACGGGGTCCTCGGCGGGGTGCTGGCCTGGTACTCCACCGTGCACACACCTCCCTCGGAGCTGCCCGCGCTGTTTGCGGAGTTCGCCCGGGTCCTGGCGCCGGGCGGCCACCTGCTGATCGCCTTCATGGCGGGCGACGAGCTGTTCCGGCTCGACCACGCGTACGGGCACGCGGTCGACCTCGACGTGTACCGGACACCGCCCGAGCTGATCGCCGGCCTGCTGGCCGGGGCCGGACTGGCGGAGGTGGCCCGGCTGGTCCGGGAGGCGGGCCCCGACGAGAAGTCGCGTCACGGCTTCCTGCTGGCGCGCACGTCGTAG
- a CDS encoding cytochrome P450 family protein translates to MALVDLSTHADAFNADPYPFYDALRTAGPVHRLVLGGERTWLVVGHEEARQALTHPGLSKNWFGSEPFANGTPVQAVATSMLDSDPPRHTRLRRLVARAFTARRVESLRPRVQQITDELLDAMAARPDRRADLIAAFAAPLPMTVICELLGVPGLDRQRFRSWSGEIVAPLNGVGADPRAVEEMTAYLLELVAAKAEDPGEDLLSALIRTRDEDGGRLSPDELIGMAFLLLVAGHETTVNLIGNGVRALLAHPDQLAALRADPDALIDGAVEEMLRYDGPVQHATYRFAATDLELGGVSIEAGSSVLVALAAADRDPARFAHPGPDVFDIRRTGPGHLAFGHGIHFCLGAPLARMEAPIAVRALLDRFPDLAEAPDAGPPDWLPGSLMRGVTRLPLQW, encoded by the coding sequence ATGGCTCTCGTGGATCTCAGTACGCACGCCGACGCGTTCAACGCCGACCCGTATCCGTTCTACGACGCACTGCGCACCGCCGGCCCCGTCCACCGGCTGGTGCTCGGCGGCGAACGCACCTGGCTCGTCGTCGGCCACGAGGAGGCCCGGCAGGCCCTGACCCATCCGGGGCTGTCGAAGAACTGGTTCGGCTCCGAACCGTTCGCGAACGGCACCCCCGTCCAGGCCGTCGCCACCAGCATGCTGGACTCGGATCCGCCCCGTCACACCCGGCTGCGCCGCCTGGTGGCCCGCGCGTTCACGGCCCGCCGCGTGGAGTCCCTGCGTCCGCGCGTCCAGCAGATCACCGACGAGCTGCTCGACGCGATGGCGGCCCGGCCCGACCGCAGGGCCGACCTGATCGCCGCCTTCGCCGCACCGCTGCCGATGACCGTCATCTGCGAACTGCTCGGCGTCCCCGGCCTGGACCGGCAGCGCTTCCGGTCCTGGTCGGGCGAGATCGTCGCCCCGCTCAACGGCGTCGGCGCGGACCCCCGGGCGGTGGAGGAGATGACCGCGTACCTCCTCGAACTCGTCGCCGCCAAGGCCGAGGATCCCGGCGAGGACCTCCTCAGCGCCCTGATCCGGACCCGCGACGAGGACGGCGGCCGGCTCTCCCCTGACGAGCTGATCGGGATGGCCTTCCTGCTGCTGGTCGCGGGCCACGAGACCACCGTCAACCTGATCGGCAACGGCGTACGGGCCCTGCTCGCGCACCCCGACCAGCTCGCGGCACTGCGCGCCGACCCGGACGCCCTGATCGACGGGGCGGTGGAGGAGATGCTCCGCTACGACGGCCCGGTGCAGCACGCCACGTACCGCTTCGCCGCCACGGACCTGGAGCTGGGCGGCGTCAGCATCGAGGCCGGCTCCTCCGTCCTGGTCGCCCTCGCCGCGGCGGACCGCGATCCGGCGCGCTTCGCGCACCCCGGGCCGGACGTCTTCGACATCCGCCGCACCGGCCCGGGCCACCTCGCCTTCGGCCACGGCATCCACTTCTGCCTCGGCGCCCCGCTCGCCCGCATGGAGGCACCCATCGCGGTCCGGGCCCTGCTGGACCGCTTCCCCGACCTCGCCGAAGCCCCGGACGCGGGCCCGCCCGACTGGCTCCCGGGCAGTCTGATGCGCGGCGTGACCCGGCTACCGCTGCAGTGGTGA
- a CDS encoding FAD-binding oxidoreductase: protein MSLDRRQVLGSAAAAVLATVGAAARTPDYGALARGIDGRVVLPADRDYAEARRLFQPRYDAVAPAAVAYPAHAGDVAVCLDFARRSAVPVVPRGGGHSYAGWSTRSAGLVVDTGAMAAVSVDGDGVRVGAGARLGDVHTALAGRGRSVPTGLCPSVGVAGLALGGGLGLASRAYGTTADRLTGVRVVTPDGIVREVSADAGRDPELFWALRGGGGGNFGVVTEFRFRTHPVGTCALAELHWPGDDSAAVLRGWQRWLAGLPDPFWSQVEFTVEAVAGAGASPAVRVVCLDGRRELERQLARLSDLVGGAPRDSWITVRGHEDTVRAMSGCLELSPAQCRLPGVLPGRDPQGRLGRDSYAARSDFWAGGGLPDAAIGAVLDAVRRYGTSVPRGGLGVVQFDGVCGGALNRVAADATAFVHRDSAFLAQYLVYWPGSAPAAEVARHQGWLDGLWQDLRPWASGRAYQNYTDPKLTGWREAYYGPNLARLQEVRRAYDPDRLFRFPQAV from the coding sequence ATGAGCCTCGATCGCCGCCAAGTCCTCGGCAGTGCGGCCGCAGCCGTCCTCGCCACCGTCGGGGCGGCGGCCCGGACCCCGGACTACGGTGCGCTGGCGCGCGGGATCGACGGGCGCGTGGTGCTCCCCGCGGATCGGGACTACGCGGAGGCCCGCCGGCTGTTCCAGCCCCGGTACGACGCCGTCGCCCCGGCCGCGGTGGCGTATCCCGCGCACGCCGGCGACGTGGCCGTCTGCCTGGACTTCGCCCGCCGCTCCGCCGTGCCCGTGGTGCCGCGCGGCGGCGGGCACAGCTACGCCGGCTGGTCCACCCGCTCCGCAGGCCTGGTCGTCGACACCGGAGCCATGGCCGCCGTCTCGGTCGACGGGGACGGTGTCCGGGTCGGCGCGGGGGCCCGGCTCGGGGACGTCCACACGGCTCTCGCCGGGCGCGGCCGGTCCGTCCCGACGGGTCTGTGCCCCTCCGTCGGCGTCGCCGGGCTCGCCCTCGGCGGTGGCCTGGGCCTGGCCTCGCGGGCGTACGGGACCACCGCCGACCGGCTCACCGGCGTCCGGGTGGTCACCCCCGACGGGATCGTCCGCGAGGTCTCCGCGGACGCCGGCCGCGATCCGGAGCTCTTCTGGGCGCTGCGTGGCGGGGGCGGCGGCAACTTCGGCGTGGTCACCGAGTTCCGCTTCCGTACGCACCCGGTCGGCACGTGTGCCCTCGCCGAACTCCACTGGCCCGGCGACGACTCCGCGGCCGTGCTGCGCGGCTGGCAGCGCTGGCTGGCCGGGCTGCCGGACCCGTTCTGGAGCCAGGTGGAATTCACCGTCGAGGCGGTCGCCGGGGCCGGGGCGTCACCGGCGGTGCGAGTGGTCTGCCTCGACGGGCGCCGGGAGCTGGAACGGCAGTTGGCCCGGCTGTCCGACCTGGTCGGCGGGGCGCCGCGGGACAGCTGGATCACCGTACGCGGCCACGAGGACACCGTCCGGGCCATGTCCGGCTGCCTGGAGCTGAGCCCCGCGCAATGCCGGCTGCCGGGCGTCCTGCCCGGCCGGGACCCGCAAGGACGGCTCGGCCGGGACTCGTACGCCGCACGGTCCGACTTCTGGGCGGGCGGCGGACTGCCGGACGCGGCGATCGGCGCGGTCCTGGACGCCGTGCGGCGGTACGGGACGAGCGTGCCCCGGGGCGGCCTGGGAGTGGTCCAGTTCGACGGGGTCTGCGGCGGCGCGCTGAACCGGGTCGCGGCCGACGCCACCGCCTTCGTCCACCGCGACAGCGCCTTCCTCGCCCAGTACCTCGTCTACTGGCCCGGGTCGGCACCGGCCGCCGAGGTGGCCCGGCACCAGGGCTGGCTCGACGGGCTCTGGCAGGACCTGCGCCCCTGGGCGAGCGGCCGCGCCTATCAGAACTACACCGACCCGAAGCTCACCGGCTGGCGCGAGGCCTACTACGGCCCGAACCTCGCGCGCCTTCAGGAGGTCCGGCGTGCCTACGACCCGGACCGGCTCTTCCGTTTCCCCCAGGCCGTTTAG
- a CDS encoding AEC family transporter, with translation MGDTGMGGAAALEKLVPVLLAFGGGVLLAHRKIVPAEASKVFSDYAFLFAVPCYLFGNIYASDLGALFNWRAIGGYAGAAALAVVAVAVAAVAHGLREPRDVALRVMAGVQVNTAYFAVPVFITVFGTAAPIFPILLFQVCVLSLVVIALMELGRAGPEAGGPGRRLSRAVGASLATPLVLACNAGILLNLLSVRIPAVVLDGAAFVGDSASPVALFALGLHLGGLGLDLRGTTREELALIAFKCLAFPLLTWAVCGLLFGVRGEWLAYLVLIAAMPTPQNLFIFAQRYDVGVDLSASIVIKSSLVSLLLLPLWLQTVAA, from the coding sequence ATGGGGGACACGGGAATGGGTGGCGCGGCCGCGTTGGAAAAACTGGTGCCGGTGCTGCTGGCATTCGGCGGCGGGGTGCTGCTCGCCCACCGGAAGATCGTTCCGGCCGAGGCCTCCAAGGTCTTCTCCGACTACGCCTTCCTCTTCGCCGTCCCCTGTTACCTCTTCGGCAACATCTACGCCAGCGACCTCGGGGCCCTGTTCAACTGGCGGGCGATCGGCGGCTACGCCGGGGCCGCCGCCCTCGCCGTGGTGGCGGTCGCCGTGGCCGCGGTCGCCCACGGCCTGCGCGAGCCCCGCGACGTGGCGCTGCGCGTGATGGCGGGAGTCCAGGTGAACACCGCCTACTTCGCGGTCCCTGTCTTCATCACCGTCTTCGGGACGGCGGCGCCGATCTTCCCGATCCTGCTGTTCCAGGTCTGCGTCCTGTCCCTGGTCGTCATCGCCCTCATGGAACTGGGCCGCGCGGGTCCGGAGGCCGGCGGCCCGGGCCGCCGCCTCTCCCGGGCGGTCGGCGCCTCGCTCGCGACCCCGCTGGTCCTCGCCTGCAACGCGGGGATCCTGCTCAACCTGCTCTCGGTCCGGATCCCGGCCGTCGTGCTGGACGGCGCCGCGTTCGTCGGGGACAGCGCCTCCCCGGTGGCCCTGTTCGCCCTCGGCCTCCACCTCGGCGGCCTCGGCCTCGACCTGCGGGGCACCACGCGCGAGGAACTCGCCCTCATCGCCTTCAAGTGCCTGGCGTTCCCGCTGCTGACCTGGGCGGTGTGCGGGCTGCTCTTCGGCGTGCGGGGCGAGTGGCTGGCGTACCTCGTCCTGATCGCGGCGATGCCGACCCCGCAGAACCTGTTCATCTTCGCCCAGCGCTACGACGTCGGCGTCGACCTGTCCGCGTCGATCGTGATCAAGAGCTCGCTGGTGTCGCTCCTGCTGCTGCCCCTGTGGCTGCAGACCGTCGCGGCGTGA
- a CDS encoding sensor histidine kinase: MNDEPRTRPRGRTRERTRTSPSAGSRVPGALARLAVVLRTPAGAQQPLFAQAPKRWQRATPFVVVGIFVVTLLPVTIAVLSNDYGAGGGWAGALGVAQTVPLLLAVTRPLQAWVVVLAADTVAAVLLIGADKVAGHSWPWPPMTIVGYLVLMACLGLRESVRTLVGVWLVTGVVGTVLGFSQPAGVMNTTALLFVLSGVVLVLTGALRGLGDAQQRVAEQESISEAERSRRTLLEERARIARELHDVVAHHMSVITVQADSAPYRVPGMSEPVREEFAAIAASARESLGEMRRLLTVLRGDGAGGAEGADGERAPQPGIDRLQQLVEATVRAGQPVELSLAAGAAGAAPPAVDLSAYRIVQEALANVVRHAPGAPTRVSVTVDEDEVLVLVVNGPARDAVVELESSGTGHGLVGMRERVRLTGGTLDTGPLPDGGFRVAARLPLNDPTEDLS; encoded by the coding sequence ATGAATGACGAACCCCGCACCCGGCCGCGCGGCCGGACCCGCGAACGCACCCGTACCTCGCCGTCGGCCGGTTCCCGGGTGCCCGGCGCGCTGGCGCGGCTCGCCGTCGTACTGCGCACGCCCGCCGGGGCGCAGCAGCCCCTGTTCGCGCAGGCGCCCAAGCGGTGGCAGCGGGCGACGCCGTTCGTCGTCGTGGGCATCTTCGTCGTCACCCTGCTGCCGGTGACGATCGCGGTGCTGTCCAACGACTACGGGGCGGGCGGCGGCTGGGCGGGCGCGCTGGGCGTGGCGCAGACCGTGCCGCTGCTCCTCGCGGTGACCCGGCCCCTGCAGGCCTGGGTCGTGGTCCTGGCCGCCGACACCGTGGCCGCGGTGCTCCTGATCGGTGCCGACAAGGTCGCCGGGCACTCCTGGCCGTGGCCGCCGATGACCATCGTCGGCTACCTGGTGCTGATGGCCTGCCTGGGTCTGCGCGAGTCCGTCCGGACGCTGGTCGGGGTCTGGCTGGTGACCGGCGTCGTCGGTACGGTGCTGGGCTTCTCGCAGCCCGCGGGCGTGATGAACACCACGGCCCTGCTGTTCGTACTGAGCGGGGTCGTGCTGGTCCTGACGGGCGCCCTGCGGGGGCTCGGTGACGCGCAGCAGCGGGTCGCCGAGCAGGAGAGCATCAGCGAGGCGGAGCGGTCCCGGCGGACCCTGCTGGAGGAACGGGCGCGGATCGCACGGGAGTTGCACGATGTGGTGGCCCACCACATGTCGGTGATCACCGTGCAGGCCGATTCGGCGCCGTACCGGGTGCCGGGTATGTCGGAGCCGGTACGGGAGGAGTTCGCGGCGATCGCGGCGAGCGCGCGGGAGTCGCTGGGCGAGATGCGGAGGCTGCTGACCGTGCTGCGCGGCGACGGTGCGGGCGGGGCGGAGGGCGCCGACGGCGAGCGGGCCCCGCAGCCGGGCATCGACCGGCTCCAGCAGCTGGTGGAGGCGACCGTACGGGCCGGGCAGCCGGTGGAGTTGTCGCTGGCGGCCGGCGCGGCGGGGGCGGCGCCGCCGGCGGTGGACCTGTCGGCGTACAGGATCGTGCAGGAGGCCCTGGCCAACGTGGTGCGGCACGCGCCCGGCGCGCCCACCCGGGTCTCGGTGACGGTGGACGAGGACGAGGTCCTCGTCCTCGTGGTCAACGGTCCGGCGCGGGACGCGGTGGTGGAGCTGGAGAGTTCGGGAACGGGGCACGGTCTGGTGGGGATGCGCGAGCGCGTACGGTTGACCGGCGGGACGCTCGACACGGGTCCGCTGCCCGACGGCGGCTTCCGGGTCGCCGCCCGGCTGCCCCTGAACGATCCGACCGAGGACTTGAGTTGA
- a CDS encoding response regulator, whose amino-acid sequence MTIRVIIVDDQAMVRAGFAALLSAQADIDVVGEAPDGRQGVQVSRSTHPDVVLMDVRMPEMDGLTAAREILDPPPGVVHRPKVLMLTTFDIDDYVYEALRAGASGFLLKDAPPADLIAAVRVVASGEALLAPSVTRRLIADFVQQRPAPRKDPALRLKGLTPRETEVLELIARGLSNQEIAGHLVLAEQTVKTHIGRVLAKLDLRDRAQAVIFAYEAGLVRPGDSG is encoded by the coding sequence TTGACCATCCGCGTGATCATCGTCGACGACCAGGCCATGGTGCGGGCCGGGTTCGCCGCGCTGCTGTCGGCGCAGGCCGACATCGATGTGGTGGGCGAGGCCCCCGACGGTCGGCAGGGGGTTCAGGTGTCCCGCTCCACGCACCCCGATGTGGTGCTGATGGATGTGCGGATGCCGGAGATGGACGGGCTCACGGCCGCCCGGGAGATCCTCGATCCCCCGCCCGGGGTGGTGCACCGGCCGAAGGTGCTGATGCTGACCACCTTCGACATCGACGACTACGTGTACGAGGCGCTGCGCGCGGGAGCCTCCGGGTTCCTGCTCAAGGACGCCCCGCCGGCCGATCTGATCGCGGCGGTCCGGGTCGTGGCCTCGGGCGAGGCGCTGCTGGCTCCCTCGGTGACGCGTCGGCTGATCGCGGACTTCGTCCAGCAGCGCCCTGCACCGCGCAAGGACCCCGCCCTGCGGTTGAAGGGGCTCACCCCGCGCGAGACCGAGGTGCTGGAGCTCATCGCGCGCGGGCTGTCGAACCAGGAGATCGCGGGGCATCTGGTGCTGGCGGAGCAGACGGTGAAGACGCACATCGGGCGGGTGCTGGCCAAGCTGGACCTGCGGGACCGGGCGCAGGCCGTGATCTTCGCGTACGAGGCGGGGCTGGTACGGCCGGGCGACTCCGGCTGA
- a CDS encoding calcium-binding protein, translating to MPHREHQRAAEQGHRPRRVAATGLACALAAGSLVLLGTGNAGARAVTCFGVPATLVVATPGATTDGTPGNDVIVGTPGADTIHGQGGDDLICGLAGDDVLVGGLGNDQIDGSAGADQLRGDSFSPTGDATGGGDDRLLGGDGDDQFTGDSYAPAGRAEGGGNDQLIGGPGNDRLTGDSRGLSAVGGGADRIDGGPGDDAMLGDSGAFAGNATGAGSDVLLGGPGAETMTGDSEAARNAIGSGGDDLLDLGPDGGISAIGDHTVTSPAGGRATGAGNDRIIGGAADEFLVGDSGPADARRTAAGNDTISGGAGNDRIFGDNVDLTGTASAGTEGGADFLDGGDGIDTLAAGPAGDFLTGGPAGPDGPDVCDGEGGTDFATACETTADLP from the coding sequence ATGCCCCACCGGGAACACCAGCGTGCGGCCGAGCAGGGACACCGCCCGCGCCGGGTGGCCGCCACCGGCCTCGCCTGCGCCCTGGCCGCCGGATCCCTCGTCCTCCTCGGGACCGGGAACGCCGGCGCACGGGCGGTGACCTGCTTCGGGGTACCCGCCACCCTCGTCGTCGCCACCCCCGGCGCGACCACCGACGGAACCCCCGGCAACGACGTGATCGTCGGTACTCCGGGTGCGGACACCATCCACGGCCAGGGCGGCGACGACCTGATCTGCGGGCTGGCGGGCGACGACGTCCTCGTCGGCGGACTCGGCAACGACCAGATCGACGGCTCCGCGGGCGCCGACCAGCTGCGCGGCGACAGCTTCAGCCCGACCGGCGACGCCACGGGCGGCGGCGACGACCGCCTCCTCGGAGGCGACGGGGACGACCAGTTCACCGGCGACAGCTATGCCCCCGCGGGCAGGGCCGAAGGCGGCGGGAACGACCAGCTCATCGGCGGCCCCGGCAACGACCGGCTGACGGGGGACAGCCGAGGGCTGAGCGCGGTCGGCGGCGGAGCCGACCGGATCGACGGCGGCCCCGGCGACGACGCGATGCTCGGCGACTCCGGCGCGTTCGCGGGCAACGCCACGGGTGCCGGGAGCGACGTACTCCTCGGCGGGCCCGGCGCCGAGACCATGACCGGGGACAGCGAGGCCGCGCGGAACGCCATCGGCAGCGGCGGCGACGACCTGCTCGACCTGGGCCCCGACGGCGGCATCTCCGCGATCGGCGACCACACCGTCACCAGCCCGGCGGGCGGGCGCGCGACCGGCGCCGGGAACGACCGGATCATCGGCGGCGCCGCCGACGAGTTCCTCGTCGGCGACAGCGGACCGGCCGACGCCCGCCGGACCGCCGCCGGCAACGACACCATCAGCGGCGGCGCCGGGAACGACCGCATCTTCGGCGACAACGTCGACCTCACCGGCACGGCGAGCGCGGGAACCGAGGGAGGCGCCGACTTCCTCGACGGCGGCGACGGCATCGACACCCTCGCGGCGGGCCCGGCCGGCGACTTCCTCACCGGCGGCCCCGCCGGCCCGGACGGCCCGGACGTCTGCGACGGCGAGGGCGGAACCGACTTCGCCACCGCCTGCGAGACCACGGCCGACCTGCCCTAG